CGACCCGGAGGGGGAGGTGCTGCTCGTCGATGAGGTGCGCGCGGGGGCCGCCGACCTCGCGCACGTCCCGGCGCGCGCACTCGACCTCGCGGGGATCGACCGCCTCCGCGCCCTGCAGACCCCGCTGCTCGTCGACTCGCTGGCACTCGCCGACGCGGCTGTCGGTGGCGAGGTCGGCGCGGACATGCTCGACGGGCTCGGCGCGCACGGGCTGGTGGGTCTCGGGATGTACGTGGAGAACCTCCGCCGGCCCGTCGGGTACCGGTCCGCGCTGGTGAGCGCTGCCGACTTCGACGGGGTCGCCATCCGGGCCCAGCCGTCCGCGCTCTCCTACCGGGTGCTCGAGACGCTGGGAGCCCGGCCGTCGATGGGGGTGGGCTACCTGGTCGACGACACCGGCGAGCGGTTCGCCGCCGCGGAGTCGACGTGGTCGGGGGACTACCCGTTTCCGCGGGGCTCGACGTTCACCGGCAACGTCGTCTTCTTTCCCAAGGTGAACGTCTTCGTCGCCCACCCGGACAGGTTCGCCGCCCTCACCACCCGGCAGCAGGAGGCGCTGCGGGAGGCGGCATCCCGGACGGAGCGGTGGTGGGCGACCGAGCGTCGCGCGAGCGAGGAGGAGCTCACCGAGGCGTGGTGCCTGCGCGGCGGCCGGCTGGCGATGGCCACCGCGTCCGACCTGGCGTCGCTGCACGCGGCCGTCCGCCCACTCGTGGCCGAGCTGGAGGCCGACCCGGTGGTCGGTGCCGACGTCGCCGCGATCCGGGAGCTCGGGGAGACGCTCCCGGCTATGGAGTTGGTCCCGCCCCGGTGGTGCGCGCCGCCCACCGGCGACGGCGCCCGCCTGAACCCCTGACCGGGCAGCGCCTCCGGCCGGTGGCGTCGTTGGCCGGGCAGCGCCGTCGGCCAGGCGGCACAGCAGCCGGGTAGCGCGGTCAGCCGGGCAGCATGGCGCGGATCGTGGTCCCGGCGCCCGGCGCCGAGTCCACGGTGAGGCTCCCGCCGAGCGCGGCGACCCGGTCGTCCAGCCCCGCCAGGCCCGAGCCCGGTGCCGGGGCGGCACCGCCGCGGCCGTCGTCCCGCACCGTCACCACCAGCACCCCGTCGTCGAGTCGCACCCGGACGTCGACACGGGCGGCGCCCGAGTGCTTGGCGGCGTTCGTCATCGCCTCCGCGCAGACGTAGTACGCGGCCCGCTCCACGTTCGGATCCGCCCGGACGGGCGCGACGTCCAGGGTGAGCGGGAGCGGCGCGCGTGCCGCCAGCAGTGCCAGCGCGGCGTCGAGCCCCAGGTCCAGACCGGGCGGGTCCAGCCCGTCGGCCGCGCGGTCCACCTGGGCGAGGACGTCGACGAGCCGTCGGGTGACGTCCGCCGGCCCCGACGCGTCCGCGAGCCGCGCGTGCAGCCGATGCAGCGGCTCGGCCACGGCGGAACCCAGGTGCGCGGCCAGCCGCGTGCGTTCGGCGTCCGCGGCCAGGAGCAGCCTGCGTCGGGACGCTGCCACGTCGGCGATCGACGCCTGTGTCCGTTCCCGCAGGTCGGCGTTGGCACGGGTCAGCGCGGTCCAGTTCCGGATCGCATCCCGCACCTCGGGGTCGGCAGCGTCCTGAGCCTGGTCCGGGTCCCGACCGAGGCGTCGGCGTAGGTCCGGGTCGCCCGTCAGGCGCGCCAGCTCGGCGAGCACGTCGTCCGAGCCGTGCTCGCCGAGCTCGACGACGAGGTCGCCGACGCGGGACGGGTCGGGTCGGCGCAGGGCCAGCGCGAGCGTCCCGGCGGCCACGACGAGGGCGACGCAGTAGACGACGAACGACGGCCGCACCGCCTGCGAGAGCGGCACGACGCTGCGCGCCAGAGCATCGCCGAGCACGGCCGCGGCAACCAGCGCGCCGGTCACGAGCGCTGCGGTCCGCGCCCGCACGGCGTGGCGCGGTGCTGCCCGCCTCAGCAGGACGAGGCAGCCGACGAGCGCGAGGACCAGGACTGCCGCCGCCCGCTCGTCGGCCCAGATGGAGGTGCCGACGCTCGCCACGTAGCCGACGACGACCGCGGCCCGCACCCCGGCGCGCGACGCCCAGGGCGCCGGGAACGTGAGCAGCAGGTGGACGAGCACGCCGCGGTGCCAGAACGCGGCGGGGAGCCACCACGTGCCCAGCCACCAGGCGCCGGCGATACCCGCGACGAGTGCCGCGAGCGCACGGGACCGCCGCGCCGCAAGGACGGCCAGCGCCCCATAGGCGACGCCGACGGCGAGATCGGCCGCCGAGACCAGTGGGTCGCTCCAGACCGGGCCGTCCCCGGCCTGAAGTTCGTCCCAGGCCAAGGAGACCACCCCCGCGACGACGAGCACCCCGACGGCACCCATCACCGCCACGCGCCGCGCCCGGGCAACCGCCATATCCCGACGCTAGGCGACCACGTGCCTACGGCACCAGGGCATCGCGAGGTGTCGCAGCGCGGGTCGGATGCTGTGACGGAGGACGCCCTCAGGCTCGGCGCGAGTGACCTGGGGCTGGTGTCGGCCTAGCGTTCCGAAGTCTCGCCCTGCGGGCGGCTGACCTTGCGCCATCTGAGCCACGCACGGGTGAGCAGCCAGACGACGTACAGGTTGAGCGGCACGATGGCGTACCAGGGGAACGCGTCGCCGAAGGCAAACCTCCGGGGGACAGGGCTCGGTTCCGCCTGGGCCGCCTGCGCCCACCACCACGCGAGGATGATGATCCCGGTCACGACGATCGCCGTCGGCACCATCCACAGCGCGGCCCGGAGGGACTGCCTGGCGGCGCGCCGCTCCCGCTCTGCCTCGTCGAGCGCGCCGAGCGCCGTCGCGCGTTCGATCGCTCTGCGGGCGGCGTACCCCGTCACGAGAGCGCCTCTGCGAGCGCGTCGAACGCCGTCGCGGCGTCGACGGGCCGCGGTGCGTTCGAACCGCCGGCCGGCCCTGCGGCGATCTCCGCGCGGCCGTCGGCGGTGAACCGCAGGGCGGCTGCACGGGAGCCTGCGTCCCCCGTGAGTCGGAGGCGGGCCGCAAGCGGACGGGTGTCGTGGCGGTCGTAGTGCGCCTTGACGACGCGCACGCCGACGGCGGGCAGGGTGTCGGTGGGCGCGAGCGGCCACGCGTGCCAGATCGAGTGGGGGCGCGGCTCGAGCAGCACGCTGCCGTTCCCGGATCCGACGAGCAGCGCCCCGCCGATCGCCTGCTTGCCCGGTCCGGCGACGACGTTCACCTCGAGCCAGCGAGTGGCGGTGCGCAGCACCGAGACGAGGGCACGCAGGTCGCCCTGTGGCTCCAGGGTGCTGCCGTCCATGAGGCACAGCCCGCGGAGGATCAGCGAGCTCACACCGGCCGCGAGCAGCGGTGAGTCGGACGCGACGTCGGGCAGGCGCAGGTGCTCACGCGTGGTCTGCGCACCCGGTTCGTCGCCGAGCGAGAGCAGGGACAGCAGCTCGAAGCCGGTCAGGCCGATGAGCAACCCCGCCATGTCGGCGGGCACATCCTCGGTCGCGCTGTGCGCCATCACCATCACCTGTCACCCGTCACTTGAACCAGTCACCGACCGCGTCGAGCGCGTCACCAGCGCCCTCGAGGAACTCTTCGCCCGCGTGGGCCACGGCCCCGGCGGCATCCTCCACACCCTGCCATGCTCCGGTGGCCGCGTCCGCGATCCCCTCACCGACCCAGGTGACACCGTCCCAGATCATGTCCGAGGTGTTCTCGTACCCGAGGTTGTCCGCCAGCAGACCGAGCCCGGCCCACGCGGCACCCGCACCGAGAACCGCCCAGCCGACCGGAGTCCCGGCCGCGACGATCATGCCGGCCACAGCGAGCCCGCCGCCGATGACGCCGTCCGCAACCTGACCGACGTCGCCCTCCTGAATGCCGTCGATCAGGTTCCACGCGTTCAGCCCGACGTCAACGATGCCCAGACCGGTGCCCAGGTGGCCGAGCCACGTCCCGGTGGTGCCAGCGAGCTCGGCGACGGTCGGCGTGCGGGTCAGGAGGGTCGCTTCCTGCAGGCCGTCGGCCAGAGCGGCGACCTCCCGCTGTGCGGCGATCATCTGCCCGAGGTACCAGTTCTCGACGAGCGCCTCGCCGAGTCCGAGGTAGGAGAGTCCGTCGGCGACCACGCCGGGTGGGTCGGGCATCCGGTCCACGTCGCCGTGGGACGACACTCCGCCGCCGTCCGCGCTGGTGCCGCCGCCGCCTCCGGCGGCGGCGGCGCCGGTATCGGCGGAGACTCCGCTGGCGAGCTCCTGCTCCTTGGCCTGGTCCCGCAACGTCGTGGCGGTCGCTGCGAACACGCTCGCGACCGTTCTCAGTGCGGGCCGGTGCTGGGTGTCCCACTCCGCGAGGTACCGCTGCGCATCCGGGCCCTGCCAGCCCGCCGCCCGCAACCGCGTGGCAATCGTGCGGGCGTCGTCGTCGAGACTCTCGCTCGCCCTGTCGAATGCTGAGGCGAGCCTGCGGAGCGCTGCGGGATCGGCGCCCAGCCTGCTCATCGGTACCCCCAGTTCCGCACGCTCCTCAGCGCGCCCGGACACGGACGCTACCGCCTGGCACCTCCGATGACGATGGGTACCAGTGCCCATCCCTCGCGGGGACCGCGCCCGTCGCGGTCAGGCGACCGCGGCGTCGTCGTCCGGCGGGATATCGGGTTCCGGTTCCGTCAGGAGCTCCGCGCGGGGGCGCAGGCGCGTGTAGACCGCCCACGTGACGGCGACGACGGGGACGGCGACGATGGCGCCGAGGATGCCCGCCAGCACGGTCCCGGTCGCGATCGCGACGGCGACGATCACCGGGTGCAGGGCGACCTGCTTGCCCATGATGAGCGGTTGGAGCAGGTGCCCCTCGATCTGCCCGATGAGTGCGACCCCCAGGATCACGATCAACGCCTTGACGGGGCCTTCCGCGGCGAGAGCCACCACGCCCGCGATGACCATGGCGGCCGGTGCGCCGATGAGCGGGATGAACGTGCCGATGAACACCAGCACGGCGAGCGGCGCGGCCAGCGGGATGCCGAGGATCGCGAGGAACACCCCGGCCATGAGGCCGTTGGTGAGCGCGATGATCACCGTCCCGCGTGCGTAGCCGGCGAACGTCTCCCACCCGGCGGTCGCGGCCCCGTCCCAGCGGTCGCGGTGCCCTGCCGGTACCTGCGTGAGGAACCAGCGCCACATCGCGCCGCCCTGCAGCAGGAAGAACACGGTGCAGAAGATCGCCAGCGCGACGACGGCGAACGCCTCGACGACGGTGCCGACGGTCTGGGCGGTCTGGCCCGCGACGTCGGCGGCGTTGTCGGCGATCCACTGGCGCGCCGCCTCCAGCGCGTCGGTGAAGGCTTCGGGCGAGATGTCCAGGCGCAGCGGGCCGGTGGCGAGCCAGCCGATGATCTGGTCGACGCCGTCGGTGAACTCCTCTCCGAGCGTCTGCCACTGGCCTGCGACCGACGCGACGACGTATGTCACGAGGCCGCCGACGACGATCAGCGCGGTCAGGAACGTCAGCCCGATCGCGAACGGGCGCGGTACGACGCGCGCGAACCAGTCGGTGAGCGGACGCAGCACGGAGGTCAGCACCAGTGCGAGGAACACCGCGATGAACACGAGGCGCACGTGCACGACGGCGAAGACCAGCAGCGACACGGCCACGACCAGGACCACGAACCGCCACGACCACCCCGCGCTGGTACGCAGCCAGTGGGGGACGTTGTCGCTCTCGCTCACGCCGTCTCACCTCCGCCGATGGGTCGCGATCCCAGTGTGCCCGCTGCGCCCGGAGCCGGCGTGGAGGTGGCACGCGATTTCGGAGCGCCCCGGACCGCATGCTATGTTTCTGCCCGCACCGGAACGGCGGGAACGCCGTTGCGGGTCACCGGTCCGGGTGGCGGAATGGCAGACGCGCTAGCTTGAGGTGCTAGTGCCCTTTATCGGGCGTGGGGGTTCAAGTCCCCCTCCGGACACTCGTTGAGACAGCGACGAAAAAGGCCCTCCGACCAGGCAATACGCCCGGTCGGAGGGCCTTTCTCGTACCCGGTCGCGCGACCAGCCCCGGCGACGGCCTCGTGGGGGTTAGCGGCCAAAACGGGGTCGCGAAGCAGTTGGTAGCCGGCCCCGCGTTCCTCCTGGCCACGCGTGCGGTCGACACGATCTGGACGATGCCCGACCACCTCGCGCAGTCGGGCGGCCTGACATCGTCGCTCGCGGGGTGTGAGTCATGGATGTGGCGCCTTCGCGTTCGCACAGGTCTGCGAAGGTTCCTGATGTGTGGCAAGCAATCAGACGGGACGACACCCCGGGCCGTCGGGCGGGCCGCTCGTCGGTCGATGGGACCAGGTTGAGGTCGAGCGGCCCGGCCTGTCACGCCAAAGCTCTGGTTCGCATGACGAACCGGGCCGTTCGTCGGCCGACGCCCTCGGACCGTCGACCGGCCGTGTGAGTCCTGCGGCCATGGACCGGCTGCTCGGGCTGGTCAGCAAGGTCGAAGCGCGTCTGATTGTGGAGACACAATCGCGACGCACACCCTCGCTCGCGTCCCGCGAGCGACGATGCCAGTGTCCCGCCCTACTTTGTGGCCGGCAGCATCGCCACGATCGAGGGGGTCACCATGGCCAGTGACGTGCAGGGTCCGGACCGGCGTGCGGCAGGGCTGGTCGAGGACGTGTCGGCCCTCATCGAGCAGGCGCGTGACGCCGTCGCGGTCCAGGGCAACGCGGCGCTGACGATGCGGAACTGGCACATCGGCCGCCGGATCGACGTCGAAGGGCTGCGCGAGCAGCGCGTGGGGTACGCGGAGGAGATTGTCGCCACGCTGTCACGACAACTGACGGCCCGGTACGGGCAGAGCTTCGACAAGTCGAACCTGCACAGGATGATCAAGTTCTCGCAGGTCTTCCCCGATGTCGAGATTGTGGGGACGCTGTCCCGACAGTTGACCTGATCGCACCTCTATGTCCTCCTTCTCGTGTGGTCCGACAAGGCCAGGCAGTTCTACATCGACCAGGCCATCAGCGCCCGGCTCAGCGTCCGGGCGCTGCGCGAGCTCATCGGGCGGCAGGGCTACGAGCGCAAGGAGATCGCGAACGCCCAGACACCGCACGGCTCGATGGTCCCGGCTGATGTCTTCCCCGAGCGCGACCGCGCTCCCGCCCAAGGCGGAGCTCGAAGCGCGGATCCGTCAGATCTACGCCGCGGCCCGCGAACGCCTGGCCCGCCGCCAGATCGAAGAGCCGAGCGCCGGACCGCACCGGCCTTGACCTCCCCAGCCGGTTGTCCCCACGGGCACGGGGCACCTGAGGGAACGCCGCGCCCGGACCCGCCCCCTGGCATGCTGCCGGGATGGAGCCTTTCGTCCTCGCCTCCGAGCACGTCCGCCTCTCGACGCCCACCGTCGACGACGTCGAACACATCGACGCGATGTGCCAGGACGAGCAGATCCAGCGGTGGACGACGGTGCCCAGCCCGTATCGGCGCGAGCACGCGGAGGACTTCGTGACGCGGTTCGTGCCCCGCGGCTGGGAGTCGGGGCGCGAGTTGACGTGGGCGATCCGCCGGGCCGGTGACGTCCTGCCGGGCGAGGCGGAGCCGACGTTGCTGGGCATGGTCGGCCTGCACCTGGACGCGACTCCCGCGCCGAACGGCTCGGGGGAGGTCGGGTTCTGGATGGCGCCCGGGGCGCGCGGACGCGGGCTGATGACCGAGGCCGCCCGGCTGGTGGTCGACTACGGCCTCGACCCGGAAGGGCTCGGGCTGGCCCGGGTGGAGTGGCGGGCCGTGGTCGGCAACTGGGGCTCGCGCCGGATCGCCTGGAAGGTGGGCATCCGGGTCGAGGGGGAGATCCGGGGTCTGCTCGTGCACCGAGGCGTTCGCCTCGACGGCTGGGTCGGGACCATCCTGCCCGGCGACCCGCGCGAGCCGAACGAACCCTGGCCCGCCCACGCGCCGACCCGGTGAGCGGCGGTCGTGGCCGACCTCACCGCCTTCTGCCTTGCGTGCGCCGTCGTCGTCGTGCGAACCTCGACGGGTCCCCGCGGGCTCCGTTCGCGCGTGAGAGGGGACGATCCTCGACCTCCAGGACGTGACATGACGGGTCTCCCGACCGCCGCCTGACCGGCGCCGCACCCTGCCCTCGCACGATCGCGAGCAGGGACGTCGGCGCACCAGCCGACCTTCGGAGACCATTCGCATGCCTTCCCCTGCCGTCGTCCTGCGCGACCTCACTTTCTCGTGGCCCGACGGGGCCACCCCGATCGCCGGCGTGAGCGGCGCCCTCGGTGCCGCCCGCACCGGACTCGTCGGCGCCAACGGCGCCGGCAAGTCCACGCTCCTGCGGCTCGTCGCCGGCCTGCTGACCCCGACGAGCGGTGGCGTCGCCGTGACCGGCGTCGCCGACTACCTCCCGCAGCGGCTCACCCTCGACACGCACCTCACGGTCGCGCACCTGCTCGGCGTGCGTGCGCAGGTCGACGCCGTGCGCGCCATCGCCGACGGCGATGTCCGGGCCGAGCTGTTCGACGTGGTCGGCGACGACTGGGACGCCGAGGACCGGGCCCGCGCCGCGCTCGGGTCCATCGGGCTGCCCGACGACGTGGACCGCGTCGTCGGCACCCTGTCTGGTGGCGAGGCGGTGCTGACCGCCGTCACCGGGGTGCGGCTGCGCGGCGCCGACGTCGCCCTGCTCGACGAACCCACCAACAACCTCGACGGCGCCGCCCGCGAGCGCCTGCACGAGCTGGTGCGGACGTGGCGGGGCGCCCTCGTCGTGGTGTCGCACGACCGGGAGCTGCTCGAGCTGGTCGACGAGACGGCGGAGCTGCGCGCGGGGGCGCTCGAGACGTACGGCGGCACGTACTCGCAGTACGAGTCGTTCGTCGAGGCGCGGCAGGAGGCCGCCCGGCGGGCCTTGCGGGACGCCGAGGCGGTGCTGCGCAAGGAGAAGGCGGACCGGATCAAGCTGCAGGAACGGATCGCGCACTCGGAGCGGCGCGGTCGTCAGGACGTCGCCGACGCCCGCTACGTCAAGGCGGCGATCAACGATCGCCGGAACGCGGCGGAGAAGTCGCAGGCCGCGCGCCGTGGGCAGGCGAACGCCAAGGAGGAGGCGGCCCGGGCGGCGGTGGACGCGGCCGGGCGGCAGGTGCGTGACGACGACCGGATCGTCGTCGACCTGCCCGATCCGGGGGTGGGTGCGGGGCGGCGGCTGGCGGTGCTGCGCGGGCCGGCGGGCGGCGAGCATGTCGTCCAGGGGCCGGAGCGGGTGGCGCTGACGGGTGCGAACGGCAGCGGCAAGACGACGCTGCTGGAGAAGCTGGTGGGCGGTGACGGGCTGCTGACCGACCGGGTGGGGTATCTGCCGCAGCGCCTGGACCTGCTCGACGACGCCGCGACGGTGCTGGACGCGGTGCGCGTCGGCGCGCCGGAGGTGGCGCCGGGGGTGCTGCGCGGGCGGCTGGCGCGCTTCCTGGTGCGCGGTGACGCGGTCGACCGGCCGGTCGCCACGCTCAGCGGCGGCGAACGGTTCCGGGTGACGCTCGCGCGGCTGCTCCTGGCGGACCCGCCCGCGCAGCTCCTGGTGCTCGACGAGCCGACCAACAACCTGGACCTCGCGTCGGCGGACCGGCTGGTCGAGGCGTTGGGCGCGTACCGGGGGGCGTTGCTCGTGGTGAGCCACGACCGCGCGTTCCTCGACCGGCTGGGGCTGGACGCGGAGCTGGTGATCGCGGGCGGCATCCTGAGTCGTTCGTGGTGAGGGTGGTTTCGACAGGCTCGACCACCGGGACCGCTCAGCCGACGGCAGCCGGCTGGGCCGACCTGAGCCGAAGGTGTTGGATGGCCGGGTGACGCGTTTCGACGAGCCCTCGACCCTGCCGTACGAGCTGCCGGACTATGCGGCGATCCGCCCGGAGGATCTCGAGCCCG
The Xylanimonas cellulosilytica DSM 15894 DNA segment above includes these coding regions:
- a CDS encoding sensor histidine kinase — protein: MAVARARRVAVMGAVGVLVVAGVVSLAWDELQAGDGPVWSDPLVSAADLAVGVAYGALAVLAARRSRALAALVAGIAGAWWLGTWWLPAAFWHRGVLVHLLLTFPAPWASRAGVRAAVVVGYVASVGTSIWADERAAAVLVLALVGCLVLLRRAAPRHAVRARTAALVTGALVAAAVLGDALARSVVPLSQAVRPSFVVYCVALVVAAGTLALALRRPDPSRVGDLVVELGEHGSDDVLAELARLTGDPDLRRRLGRDPDQAQDAADPEVRDAIRNWTALTRANADLRERTQASIADVAASRRRLLLAADAERTRLAAHLGSAVAEPLHRLHARLADASGPADVTRRLVDVLAQVDRAADGLDPPGLDLGLDAALALLAARAPLPLTLDVAPVRADPNVERAAYYVCAEAMTNAAKHSGAARVDVRVRLDDGVLVVTVRDDGRGGAAPAPGSGLAGLDDRVAALGGSLTVDSAPGAGTTIRAMLPG
- a CDS encoding GNAT family N-acetyltransferase; amino-acid sequence: MEPFVLASEHVRLSTPTVDDVEHIDAMCQDEQIQRWTTVPSPYRREHAEDFVTRFVPRGWESGRELTWAIRRAGDVLPGEAEPTLLGMVGLHLDATPAPNGSGEVGFWMAPGARGRGLMTEAARLVVDYGLDPEGLGLARVEWRAVVGNWGSRRIAWKVGIRVEGEIRGLLVHRGVRLDGWVGTILPGDPREPNEPWPAHAPTR
- a CDS encoding AI-2E family transporter, which produces MSESDNVPHWLRTSAGWSWRFVVLVVAVSLLVFAVVHVRLVFIAVFLALVLTSVLRPLTDWFARVVPRPFAIGLTFLTALIVVGGLVTYVVASVAGQWQTLGEEFTDGVDQIIGWLATGPLRLDISPEAFTDALEAARQWIADNAADVAGQTAQTVGTVVEAFAVVALAIFCTVFFLLQGGAMWRWFLTQVPAGHRDRWDGAATAGWETFAGYARGTVIIALTNGLMAGVFLAILGIPLAAPLAVLVFIGTFIPLIGAPAAMVIAGVVALAAEGPVKALIVILGVALIGQIEGHLLQPLIMGKQVALHPVIVAVAIATGTVLAGILGAIVAVPVVAVTWAVYTRLRPRAELLTEPEPDIPPDDDAAVA
- a CDS encoding DUF1016 N-terminal domain-containing protein, whose amino-acid sequence is MASDVQGPDRRAAGLVEDVSALIEQARDAVAVQGNAALTMRNWHIGRRIDVEGLREQRVGYAEEIVATLSRQLTARYGQSFDKSNLHRMIKFSQVFPDVEIVGTLSRQLT
- a CDS encoding ABC-F family ATP-binding cassette domain-containing protein; the encoded protein is MPSPAVVLRDLTFSWPDGATPIAGVSGALGAARTGLVGANGAGKSTLLRLVAGLLTPTSGGVAVTGVADYLPQRLTLDTHLTVAHLLGVRAQVDAVRAIADGDVRAELFDVVGDDWDAEDRARAALGSIGLPDDVDRVVGTLSGGEAVLTAVTGVRLRGADVALLDEPTNNLDGAARERLHELVRTWRGALVVVSHDRELLELVDETAELRAGALETYGGTYSQYESFVEARQEAARRALRDAEAVLRKEKADRIKLQERIAHSERRGRQDVADARYVKAAINDRRNAAEKSQAARRGQANAKEEAARAAVDAAGRQVRDDDRIVVDLPDPGVGAGRRLAVLRGPAGGEHVVQGPERVALTGANGSGKTTLLEKLVGGDGLLTDRVGYLPQRLDLLDDAATVLDAVRVGAPEVAPGVLRGRLARFLVRGDAVDRPVATLSGGERFRVTLARLLLADPPAQLLVLDEPTNNLDLASADRLVEALGAYRGALLVVSHDRAFLDRLGLDAELVIAGGILSRSW
- a CDS encoding TRAP transporter substrate-binding protein — encoded protein: MLRLALAEGAGVPYAPAVERFAAEAHERSDGSLVVDIDWGDMPIDPEGEVLLVDEVRAGAADLAHVPARALDLAGIDRLRALQTPLLVDSLALADAAVGGEVGADMLDGLGAHGLVGLGMYVENLRRPVGYRSALVSAADFDGVAIRAQPSALSYRVLETLGARPSMGVGYLVDDTGERFAAAESTWSGDYPFPRGSTFTGNVVFFPKVNVFVAHPDRFAALTTRQQEALREAASRTERWWATERRASEEELTEAWCLRGGRLAMATASDLASLHAAVRPLVAELEADPVVGADVAAIRELGETLPAMELVPPRWCAPPTGDGARLNP